The Ruminococcus bovis genome includes a region encoding these proteins:
- a CDS encoding TraX family protein — translation MSNLRTTENKGIFSGNMLKIFALVCMTIDHIGLHLMDNSYPMRAIGRLAFPIFAYMIAEGCKYTHNRTRYFYTIFIMGLAFQTVCILADDNYHMNIFITFSLSILLIYSLDYGRNNSETVQWQFPILAVLFVLFVSEIMPMFLGDINYGIDYGFFGIVLPLMVYLFDKKELKLIMFTVGLILLCLTRDAIQWWSMFAVIPIAFYNGKRGKLKIKYFFYGYYPLHIVAIQLIKHFILK, via the coding sequence ATGAGTAATTTACGGACAACAGAAAACAAAGGTATTTTCTCAGGCAATATGCTGAAAATTTTTGCTTTAGTATGTATGACAATTGACCACATAGGGTTGCACCTAATGGACAACTCCTATCCTATGAGAGCAATAGGAAGATTAGCTTTTCCAATCTTTGCATATATGATTGCTGAAGGTTGCAAATACACCCACAACAGAACAAGGTACTTTTACACTATATTTATAATGGGACTTGCATTTCAGACAGTTTGCATCTTAGCTGATGACAATTATCATATGAATATATTTATAACCTTTTCATTATCTATATTATTAATATATTCACTTGATTACGGCAGAAACAACTCAGAAACAGTACAATGGCAATTTCCTATTTTAGCAGTTTTGTTTGTACTTTTTGTATCGGAGATTATGCCAATGTTTTTAGGTGACATAAACTACGGCATTGACTATGGTTTCTTTGGTATTGTACTGCCACTAATGGTATATCTCTTTGACAAAAAAGAACTAAAGCTAATAATGTTTACAGTAGGGCTTATACTTCTTTGTTTAACAAGGGATGCAATTCAATGGTGGAGTATGTTTGCAGTTATCCCTATTGCTTTTTACAATGGTAAAAGAGGAAAATTAAAAATTAAATACTTTTTCTACGGATATTATCCGTTACATATTGTTGCAATTCAATTAATAAAACACTTTATACTAAAATAA
- a CDS encoding thioredoxin family protein — protein sequence MPVIEIRGNSKEIFNNKDLYIVDFYASWCNPCKILLPTIEEVGRKENITIYKCNIDDNTELTKNFHIMSVPTLVFVKDGQEMKRLSGVHSKDEILTEYYSLRDSEL from the coding sequence TTGCCTGTAATTGAAATTAGAGGAAACTCAAAGGAAATATTTAACAACAAAGATTTGTATATAGTAGATTTTTATGCAAGTTGGTGCAACCCTTGCAAAATTCTACTGCCTACTATTGAAGAAGTTGGTAGGAAAGAAAACATAACTATCTACAAATGCAACATTGATGATAATACTGAACTTACTAAGAACTTTCACATAATGAGTGTACCTACATTGGTTTTTGTTAAGGATGGTCAAGAAATGAAAAGACTTTCAGGTGTTCATAGCAAAGATGAAATTCTTACTGAATACTATAGTCTAAGGGATAGTGAATTATAG
- a CDS encoding iron-containing alcohol dehydrogenase, with protein MGYRFVAPNEMFTGENALQLAKESIKNYGKKAFVITGPNVNKIGIAKEVTNVLDEVGIKYRVFDKITGEPTDEMIDLAVEEFKEENDFDFLLAVGGGSPIDSMKAINAVLSLNKNIDNCSGEEIGKVKYPMIAIPTTAGTGSEATKFTIITDTKNNVKMLLKGDSLVPNMAIVEPKFTYTSGQNVTAFTALDAFCHASEAYTSRKSQPLTESLSVSAVKNIFQYLPIAYENGNDKVAREKLSVASLQGGLCINNSSVTLIHGMSRPIGALFHIPHGLSNAMLLPHCFEFAIDGAYEKFGKLAKECMIADKGDSDIIASEKFVAKVKELCAICNIPTLKEYGVDKAEFEKYIDKMATDALESGSPQNTIKECTKENIVAIYNGLW; from the coding sequence ATGGGTTATAGATTTGTAGCACCAAATGAAATGTTTACAGGGGAAAATGCTTTACAATTGGCAAAAGAAAGCATTAAGAATTATGGCAAAAAAGCATTTGTTATTACCGGTCCTAATGTTAATAAAATAGGTATAGCAAAGGAAGTTACAAATGTACTTGATGAAGTTGGTATTAAGTATAGAGTGTTTGACAAAATTACAGGTGAACCAACTGATGAAATGATTGACTTAGCAGTTGAAGAATTTAAAGAAGAAAATGACTTTGACTTTTTACTTGCAGTTGGTGGTGGCAGTCCTATTGACTCTATGAAAGCAATAAATGCAGTATTGTCACTTAATAAAAATATAGATAATTGTAGTGGTGAAGAAATAGGAAAGGTAAAGTATCCTATGATTGCTATTCCTACAACTGCCGGTACAGGTAGTGAGGCAACAAAATTTACTATTATTACCGATACAAAAAATAATGTAAAAATGCTATTAAAGGGTGATAGCCTTGTACCTAATATGGCTATTGTAGAACCAAAGTTTACATATACTTCAGGACAGAATGTAACTGCATTTACTGCTTTAGATGCCTTTTGTCATGCATCAGAGGCATATACCTCTAGAAAGTCACAACCACTTACAGAGTCACTATCTGTATCTGCTGTGAAAAATATATTCCAGTATTTACCGATAGCATATGAAAACGGTAATGATAAAGTAGCTCGTGAGAAGTTAAGTGTTGCCTCCTTGCAAGGTGGACTTTGTATTAACAATTCATCTGTAACTTTGATTCATGGAATGAGCAGACCTATAGGTGCATTGTTTCATATACCTCATGGATTAAGCAATGCAATGTTGTTGCCACATTGTTTTGAATTTGCTATTGATGGAGCATATGAAAAATTCGGTAAACTGGCAAAAGAATGTATGATAGCCGATAAAGGTGACAGTGACATAATAGCCTCAGAAAAGTTTGTAGCAAAAGTAAAGGAATTATGTGCTATTTGTAACATTCCTACTTTGAAAGAGTATGGTGTTGATAAGGCTGAATTTGAAAAATATATTGACAAAATGGCAACAGATGCTTTAGAGTCCGGTTCACCACAGAATACAATTAAAGAATGTACCAAAGAAAATATTGTTGCAATATATAATGGTTTGTGGTAA